Proteins co-encoded in one Ziziphus jujuba cultivar Dongzao chromosome 9, ASM3175591v1 genomic window:
- the LOC107426426 gene encoding protein TIME FOR COFFEE isoform X1: protein MERSREARRPSMTAVTNGLLRRRNRTAAFRDSPEDEQVDLEPGKKNRSRGDMLNRNKRRRGGSNREEGEEASSEVESVDNDEEEDCEVDDDAGLANRKLSPTTATSSSSPSNLSHRRNSLPARLSKQSPTSLKVSDEMIGAPVPRKARSASAKRSVHDYGSSGSGRVGDEQSYRQRSNSPARLSVEVASPSSSKFSVRKKMKSSGPKTRPPKASKTSGLSQDDIEFEIAEVLFGLMKQSQSSKHQDSNKKPSSKLETKDSKNNNHGLDLMPAAFTVVKEKKSLTGFPVAKEKEMKAVDSSTTFENSSSVEPVTTESGQPEKMDVSSPKLENESKSNADLCEHSRAVGVDSKVAVSGSMEMQDDPKPSNGLDDGVVKPVSSDDQSSVPRLDFDIQDLTATKETSTVAAEVERQREEELKIDLMAPPPVALSPERDGVAPPVSKPESLIKDVEMKLDNTMMKDKEKVERPVKKESAFYEEKKTETSVEKREVLKLDLEKPCHDMGCNQQAKATISKLEKAEKTRKNWYMPPFQTVVSTGSSTSLQPSKPPLLSQPQPKRCATHHYIAHNIYLHQQLTKINNIWPAAAGSAPQCGTKPNNLSVMPPAEKMTMGTLLLGNVPGVNLSHSKEEGKDAGDCPGHNGKDKISGAANKETSQIKQIVLPQAPQPAFAGNLVHGPAFVFPPSRQQAAITATSNQPGSSKSVTSTNNAALSSNSAIGPLGSSSALPSVATTMSFNYQNLAAKEVPYMAIMQNNGYPFPISTPFGTAPAHAQAMPFFNGSFYPSQMLHPSQLQQQQPHSHLPVHPTHQNATTSSGSSPSHRQPESQKLRGTQNSGNHVLNSSNMQLKQSQKHYMPASHQSLKLEAGISAEISPSTADTRASQAPKGVSCQNYAVQFQPLNYTLMPTATLVGQGGGSRGEQSQQHSFNGGVELIPSQAFAMSLPPFAGNGTASSLSFSSMPQNPAMFQSLPHTVRKEYQMPAPQAMQHKNHRVPERKTGSAPSNPDDGTKAVSGKYHSTVGQTLLAFDNSPRTLNFMSPPVAGNWPSRPISSTSITTNASVAENIPSNCQQQHLFQFQLQNQQMLQHQQHVVSARSKAPTTNSLPPSSVAANFANNGPVFSQALVHCNASVQSPQSKTSGRTVVSQAPNTSLTSSSASTFKNFSQQGRASPGHSQISFGGNSNPVPA from the exons ATGGAAAGAAGCAGAGAAGCAAGAAGGCCAAGCATGACGGCGGTGACCAATGGATTGCTCCGACGGAGAAATAGAACCGCTGCTTTCCGAGATTCACCAG AGGATGAACAGGTTGATTTGGAACCAGGTAAGAAGAATAGGAGCCGAGGGGATATGTTGAACAGGAATAAGAGGAGGAGAGGGGGCTCTAATAGAGAAGAaggggaggaggcgagctcggaaGTAGAGAGTGTGGATAACGATGAGGAAGAAGATTGCGAGGTTGACGATGATGCTGGACTCGCTAATCGAAAGCTTTCTCCGACTACCGCGACATCGTCTTCCTCGCCTTCAAATCTGAGTCACCGAAGGAATTCTCTGCCTGCCAGACTCTCAAAGCAGTCACCGACGTCCCTCAAGGTCTCCGACGAGATGATCGGCGCTCCAGTGCCCCGTAAAGCTCGCTCAG CTTCTGCAAAACGGTCGGTACATGATTATGGGTCTTCCGGCAGTGGTAGAGTTGGAGATGAGCAGAGTTATCGGCAAAGGTCAAATTCCCCGGCAAGATTGAGCGTCGAAGTAGCCTCGCCatcttcttcaaaattttcagtTAGGAAGAAGATG AAATCATCTGGACCCAAGACCCGGCCTCCAAAGGCGTCTAAAACCTCTGGCTTATCGCAGGACGATATCGAGTTTGAGATCGCCGAGGTTCTATTTGGGCTAATGAAGCAATCTCAGAGCTCCAAACACCAAGACAGTAATAAAAAACCTTCGTCAAAGCTCGAAACCAAAGATTCAAAGAACAATAACCATGGCTTGGATCTCATGCCTG CGGCATTTACAGTCGTGAAAGAGAAGAAATCTTTGACGGGATTTCCAGTggcaaaggaaaaggaaatgaaGGCGGTGGATTCATCGACCACCTTTGAGAACAGCTCAAGCGTAGAACCGGTTACAACGGAAAGTGGTCAACCTGAAAAAATGGATGTTTCTTCTCCCAAATTGGAAAACGAATCAAAATCCAATGCTGATTTATGTGAGCACTCTCGCGCTGTTGGAGTTGACTCAAAAGTTGCTGTAAGTGGGTCGATGGAGATGCAGGACGACCCGAAACCATCGAATGGCCTGGATGATGGGGTTGTAAAGCCAGTCTCATCGGATGACCAATCGTCTGTCCCTAGGCTGGATTTTGATATTCAGGATTTGACAGCGACCAAAGA gaCATCAACTGTAGCAGCAGAAGTCGAGAGGCAGAGAGAAGAGGAATTGAAGATCGATCTGATG GCTCCTCCTCCGGTGGCATTATCTCCGGAAAGAGACGGGGTGGCTCCGCCGGTATCGAAACCCGAAAGTCTAATCAAAGATGTGGAAATG AAGCTTGATAATACTATGATGAAGGATAAAGAGAAAGTGGAAAGACCTGTGAAGAAGGAATCAGCGTTttatgaagaaaagaagacGGAGACAAGTGTAGAGAAGCGAGAGGTGCTAAAGCTTGATTTGGAGAAGCCGTGTCATGATATGGGCTGCAACCAGCAAGCTAAAGCTACTATTTCTAAACTAGAAAAAGCTG AAAAAACTAGAAAAAACTGGTACATGCCCCCTTTCCAGACAGTTGTTTCTACCGGTTCCTCCACTTCATTACAG CCTTCAAAACCACCCCTTCTGTCTCAACCTCAGCCGAAGAGATGTGCAACACACCATTACATTGCTCATAACATTTACTTGCATCAGCAACTTACAAAGATAAACAATATCTGGCCGGCTGCAGCTGGTTCTGCTCCTCAATGTGGGACCAAACCCAACAATCTTAGCGTTATGCCTCCTGCAGAGAAGATGACAATGGGAACCTTGTTACTGGGAAACGTTCCAGGTGTGAATTTAAGCCATTCAAAGGAAGAAGGGAAGGATGCAGGAGATTGTCCGGGTCACAAtggaaaagataaaatttcaggGGCTGCAAATAAGGAAACATCTCAGATAAAGCAGATTGTGCTTCCACAAGCTCCTCAACCAGCATTTGCTGGTAACCTAGTG CATGGCCCTGCTTTTGTGTTCCCTCCGAGCCGGCAACAAGCAGCAATTACAGCAACATCTAATCAACCTGGGTCTTCAAAATCTGTGACATCAACAAACAATGCAGCGTTATCTAGTAATTCAGCTATTGGACCTCTGGGGAGCTCTTCAGCGTTGCCTTCTGTAGCCACAACAATGAGTTTTAATTATCAGAATCTGGCAGCCAAGGAAGTGCCATACATGGCAATAATGCAGAACAATGGGTACCCTTTCCCTATTTCAACTCCTTTTGGAACAGCACCAGCCCATGCTCAAGCAATGCCTTTCTTTAATGGATCTTTCTATCCATCTCAGATGTTACATCCATCTCAGCTTCAACAACAGCAGCCTCACTCACACCTTCCAGTCCATCCAACCCATCAGAATGCTACCACATCAAGTGGCTCATCACCGTCCCACAGGCAACCAGAGTCCCAAAAACTACGAGGAACACAAAATAGTGGAAATCATGTATTAAACTCGTCTAATATGCAGTTAAAACAGTCACAAAAACATTACATGCCTGCATCTCACCAATCACTGAAGCTTGAGGCTGGAATAAGCGCAGAGATTTCCCCATCTACTGCTGATACCCGTGCTTCTCAGGCCCCAAAAGGTGTTTCTTGTCAGAACTATGCAGTTCAGTTTCAGCCACTAAACTATACGTTGATGCCCACTGCAACATTGGTTGGTCAAGGTGGTGGAAGTCGTGGTGAGCAATCACAGCAACATAGTTTTAATGGGGGAGTTGAACTCATCCCTTCTCAAGCATTTGCAATGTCATTACCACCTTTTGCTGGAAATGGTACAGCATCAAGCCTTAGCTTCTCATCAATGCCACAAAATCCAGCAATGTTTCAAAGCCTACCACATACGGTTCGAAAAGAGTACCAGATGCCAGCACCTCAAGCTATGCAGCACAAAAATCACCGAGTACCGGAGCGTAAAACTGGAAGTGCTCCAAGCAATCCTGATGATGGGACTAAAGCCGTTTCAGGAAAGTATCACTCAACTGTTGGGCAGACCCTCCTTGCTTTTGATAATTCACCAAGAACTCTAAATTTCATGTCACCTCCTGTCGCTGGAAACTGGCCTTCTCGTCCCATCTCCTCAACTTCTATTACAACAAATGCATCTGTTGCTGAAAATATCCCTTCAAATTGTCAACAACAGCATCTGTTTCAGTTTCAGCTTCAGAACCAGCAAATGTTGCAACATCAGCAGCATGTGGTGTCTGCTCGAAGTAAAGCACCCACTACTAACAGCCTGCCTCCTTCATCTGTTGCTGCCAACTTTGCGAACAATGGTCCTGTTTTCTCACAAGCTCTAGTCCATTGCAATGCTTCTGTCCAATCTCCACAGTCGAAAACCTCAGGACGAACTGTTGTTTCTCAAGCCCCTAATACGTCTCTTACGTCGTCTAGTGCTTCCACTTTCAAGAATTTTTCCCAGCAGGGAAGAGCTTCACCAGGTCATTCTCAGATATCTTTTGGTGGAAACTCTAATCCAGTGCCGGCTTAA
- the LOC107426426 gene encoding protein TIME FOR COFFEE isoform X2 yields MERSREARRPSMTAVTNGLLRRRNRTAAFRDSPEDEQVDLEPGKKNRSRGDMLNRNKRRRGGSNREEGEEASSEVESVDNDEEEDCEVDDDAGLANRKLSPTTATSSSSPSNLSHRRNSLPARLSKQSPTSLKVSDEMIGAPVPRKARSASAKRSVHDYGSSGSGRVGDEQSYRQRSNSPARLSVEVASPSSSKFSVRKKMKSSGPKTRPPKASKTSGLSQDDIEFEIAEVLFGLMKQSQSSKHQDSNKKPSSKLETKDSKNNNHGLDLMPVVKEKKSLTGFPVAKEKEMKAVDSSTTFENSSSVEPVTTESGQPEKMDVSSPKLENESKSNADLCEHSRAVGVDSKVAVSGSMEMQDDPKPSNGLDDGVVKPVSSDDQSSVPRLDFDIQDLTATKETSTVAAEVERQREEELKIDLMAPPPVALSPERDGVAPPVSKPESLIKDVEMKLDNTMMKDKEKVERPVKKESAFYEEKKTETSVEKREVLKLDLEKPCHDMGCNQQAKATISKLEKAEKTRKNWYMPPFQTVVSTGSSTSLQPSKPPLLSQPQPKRCATHHYIAHNIYLHQQLTKINNIWPAAAGSAPQCGTKPNNLSVMPPAEKMTMGTLLLGNVPGVNLSHSKEEGKDAGDCPGHNGKDKISGAANKETSQIKQIVLPQAPQPAFAGNLVHGPAFVFPPSRQQAAITATSNQPGSSKSVTSTNNAALSSNSAIGPLGSSSALPSVATTMSFNYQNLAAKEVPYMAIMQNNGYPFPISTPFGTAPAHAQAMPFFNGSFYPSQMLHPSQLQQQQPHSHLPVHPTHQNATTSSGSSPSHRQPESQKLRGTQNSGNHVLNSSNMQLKQSQKHYMPASHQSLKLEAGISAEISPSTADTRASQAPKGVSCQNYAVQFQPLNYTLMPTATLVGQGGGSRGEQSQQHSFNGGVELIPSQAFAMSLPPFAGNGTASSLSFSSMPQNPAMFQSLPHTVRKEYQMPAPQAMQHKNHRVPERKTGSAPSNPDDGTKAVSGKYHSTVGQTLLAFDNSPRTLNFMSPPVAGNWPSRPISSTSITTNASVAENIPSNCQQQHLFQFQLQNQQMLQHQQHVVSARSKAPTTNSLPPSSVAANFANNGPVFSQALVHCNASVQSPQSKTSGRTVVSQAPNTSLTSSSASTFKNFSQQGRASPGHSQISFGGNSNPVPA; encoded by the exons ATGGAAAGAAGCAGAGAAGCAAGAAGGCCAAGCATGACGGCGGTGACCAATGGATTGCTCCGACGGAGAAATAGAACCGCTGCTTTCCGAGATTCACCAG AGGATGAACAGGTTGATTTGGAACCAGGTAAGAAGAATAGGAGCCGAGGGGATATGTTGAACAGGAATAAGAGGAGGAGAGGGGGCTCTAATAGAGAAGAaggggaggaggcgagctcggaaGTAGAGAGTGTGGATAACGATGAGGAAGAAGATTGCGAGGTTGACGATGATGCTGGACTCGCTAATCGAAAGCTTTCTCCGACTACCGCGACATCGTCTTCCTCGCCTTCAAATCTGAGTCACCGAAGGAATTCTCTGCCTGCCAGACTCTCAAAGCAGTCACCGACGTCCCTCAAGGTCTCCGACGAGATGATCGGCGCTCCAGTGCCCCGTAAAGCTCGCTCAG CTTCTGCAAAACGGTCGGTACATGATTATGGGTCTTCCGGCAGTGGTAGAGTTGGAGATGAGCAGAGTTATCGGCAAAGGTCAAATTCCCCGGCAAGATTGAGCGTCGAAGTAGCCTCGCCatcttcttcaaaattttcagtTAGGAAGAAGATG AAATCATCTGGACCCAAGACCCGGCCTCCAAAGGCGTCTAAAACCTCTGGCTTATCGCAGGACGATATCGAGTTTGAGATCGCCGAGGTTCTATTTGGGCTAATGAAGCAATCTCAGAGCTCCAAACACCAAGACAGTAATAAAAAACCTTCGTCAAAGCTCGAAACCAAAGATTCAAAGAACAATAACCATGGCTTGGATCTCATGCCTG TCGTGAAAGAGAAGAAATCTTTGACGGGATTTCCAGTggcaaaggaaaaggaaatgaaGGCGGTGGATTCATCGACCACCTTTGAGAACAGCTCAAGCGTAGAACCGGTTACAACGGAAAGTGGTCAACCTGAAAAAATGGATGTTTCTTCTCCCAAATTGGAAAACGAATCAAAATCCAATGCTGATTTATGTGAGCACTCTCGCGCTGTTGGAGTTGACTCAAAAGTTGCTGTAAGTGGGTCGATGGAGATGCAGGACGACCCGAAACCATCGAATGGCCTGGATGATGGGGTTGTAAAGCCAGTCTCATCGGATGACCAATCGTCTGTCCCTAGGCTGGATTTTGATATTCAGGATTTGACAGCGACCAAAGA gaCATCAACTGTAGCAGCAGAAGTCGAGAGGCAGAGAGAAGAGGAATTGAAGATCGATCTGATG GCTCCTCCTCCGGTGGCATTATCTCCGGAAAGAGACGGGGTGGCTCCGCCGGTATCGAAACCCGAAAGTCTAATCAAAGATGTGGAAATG AAGCTTGATAATACTATGATGAAGGATAAAGAGAAAGTGGAAAGACCTGTGAAGAAGGAATCAGCGTTttatgaagaaaagaagacGGAGACAAGTGTAGAGAAGCGAGAGGTGCTAAAGCTTGATTTGGAGAAGCCGTGTCATGATATGGGCTGCAACCAGCAAGCTAAAGCTACTATTTCTAAACTAGAAAAAGCTG AAAAAACTAGAAAAAACTGGTACATGCCCCCTTTCCAGACAGTTGTTTCTACCGGTTCCTCCACTTCATTACAG CCTTCAAAACCACCCCTTCTGTCTCAACCTCAGCCGAAGAGATGTGCAACACACCATTACATTGCTCATAACATTTACTTGCATCAGCAACTTACAAAGATAAACAATATCTGGCCGGCTGCAGCTGGTTCTGCTCCTCAATGTGGGACCAAACCCAACAATCTTAGCGTTATGCCTCCTGCAGAGAAGATGACAATGGGAACCTTGTTACTGGGAAACGTTCCAGGTGTGAATTTAAGCCATTCAAAGGAAGAAGGGAAGGATGCAGGAGATTGTCCGGGTCACAAtggaaaagataaaatttcaggGGCTGCAAATAAGGAAACATCTCAGATAAAGCAGATTGTGCTTCCACAAGCTCCTCAACCAGCATTTGCTGGTAACCTAGTG CATGGCCCTGCTTTTGTGTTCCCTCCGAGCCGGCAACAAGCAGCAATTACAGCAACATCTAATCAACCTGGGTCTTCAAAATCTGTGACATCAACAAACAATGCAGCGTTATCTAGTAATTCAGCTATTGGACCTCTGGGGAGCTCTTCAGCGTTGCCTTCTGTAGCCACAACAATGAGTTTTAATTATCAGAATCTGGCAGCCAAGGAAGTGCCATACATGGCAATAATGCAGAACAATGGGTACCCTTTCCCTATTTCAACTCCTTTTGGAACAGCACCAGCCCATGCTCAAGCAATGCCTTTCTTTAATGGATCTTTCTATCCATCTCAGATGTTACATCCATCTCAGCTTCAACAACAGCAGCCTCACTCACACCTTCCAGTCCATCCAACCCATCAGAATGCTACCACATCAAGTGGCTCATCACCGTCCCACAGGCAACCAGAGTCCCAAAAACTACGAGGAACACAAAATAGTGGAAATCATGTATTAAACTCGTCTAATATGCAGTTAAAACAGTCACAAAAACATTACATGCCTGCATCTCACCAATCACTGAAGCTTGAGGCTGGAATAAGCGCAGAGATTTCCCCATCTACTGCTGATACCCGTGCTTCTCAGGCCCCAAAAGGTGTTTCTTGTCAGAACTATGCAGTTCAGTTTCAGCCACTAAACTATACGTTGATGCCCACTGCAACATTGGTTGGTCAAGGTGGTGGAAGTCGTGGTGAGCAATCACAGCAACATAGTTTTAATGGGGGAGTTGAACTCATCCCTTCTCAAGCATTTGCAATGTCATTACCACCTTTTGCTGGAAATGGTACAGCATCAAGCCTTAGCTTCTCATCAATGCCACAAAATCCAGCAATGTTTCAAAGCCTACCACATACGGTTCGAAAAGAGTACCAGATGCCAGCACCTCAAGCTATGCAGCACAAAAATCACCGAGTACCGGAGCGTAAAACTGGAAGTGCTCCAAGCAATCCTGATGATGGGACTAAAGCCGTTTCAGGAAAGTATCACTCAACTGTTGGGCAGACCCTCCTTGCTTTTGATAATTCACCAAGAACTCTAAATTTCATGTCACCTCCTGTCGCTGGAAACTGGCCTTCTCGTCCCATCTCCTCAACTTCTATTACAACAAATGCATCTGTTGCTGAAAATATCCCTTCAAATTGTCAACAACAGCATCTGTTTCAGTTTCAGCTTCAGAACCAGCAAATGTTGCAACATCAGCAGCATGTGGTGTCTGCTCGAAGTAAAGCACCCACTACTAACAGCCTGCCTCCTTCATCTGTTGCTGCCAACTTTGCGAACAATGGTCCTGTTTTCTCACAAGCTCTAGTCCATTGCAATGCTTCTGTCCAATCTCCACAGTCGAAAACCTCAGGACGAACTGTTGTTTCTCAAGCCCCTAATACGTCTCTTACGTCGTCTAGTGCTTCCACTTTCAAGAATTTTTCCCAGCAGGGAAGAGCTTCACCAGGTCATTCTCAGATATCTTTTGGTGGAAACTCTAATCCAGTGCCGGCTTAA
- the LOC107426426 gene encoding protein TIME FOR COFFEE isoform X3, which translates to MERSREARRPSMTAVTNGLLRRRNRTAAFRDSPEDEQVDLEPGKKNRSRGDMLNRNKRRRGGSNREEGEEASSEVESVDNDEEEDCEVDDDAGLANRKLSPTTATSSSSPSNLSHRRNSLPARLSKQSPTSLKVSDEMIGAPVPRKARSASAKRSVHDYGSSGSGRVGDEQSYRQRSNSPARLSVEVASPSSSKFSVRKKMDDIEFEIAEVLFGLMKQSQSSKHQDSNKKPSSKLETKDSKNNNHGLDLMPAAFTVVKEKKSLTGFPVAKEKEMKAVDSSTTFENSSSVEPVTTESGQPEKMDVSSPKLENESKSNADLCEHSRAVGVDSKVAVSGSMEMQDDPKPSNGLDDGVVKPVSSDDQSSVPRLDFDIQDLTATKETSTVAAEVERQREEELKIDLMAPPPVALSPERDGVAPPVSKPESLIKDVEMKLDNTMMKDKEKVERPVKKESAFYEEKKTETSVEKREVLKLDLEKPCHDMGCNQQAKATISKLEKAEKTRKNWYMPPFQTVVSTGSSTSLQPSKPPLLSQPQPKRCATHHYIAHNIYLHQQLTKINNIWPAAAGSAPQCGTKPNNLSVMPPAEKMTMGTLLLGNVPGVNLSHSKEEGKDAGDCPGHNGKDKISGAANKETSQIKQIVLPQAPQPAFAGNLVHGPAFVFPPSRQQAAITATSNQPGSSKSVTSTNNAALSSNSAIGPLGSSSALPSVATTMSFNYQNLAAKEVPYMAIMQNNGYPFPISTPFGTAPAHAQAMPFFNGSFYPSQMLHPSQLQQQQPHSHLPVHPTHQNATTSSGSSPSHRQPESQKLRGTQNSGNHVLNSSNMQLKQSQKHYMPASHQSLKLEAGISAEISPSTADTRASQAPKGVSCQNYAVQFQPLNYTLMPTATLVGQGGGSRGEQSQQHSFNGGVELIPSQAFAMSLPPFAGNGTASSLSFSSMPQNPAMFQSLPHTVRKEYQMPAPQAMQHKNHRVPERKTGSAPSNPDDGTKAVSGKYHSTVGQTLLAFDNSPRTLNFMSPPVAGNWPSRPISSTSITTNASVAENIPSNCQQQHLFQFQLQNQQMLQHQQHVVSARSKAPTTNSLPPSSVAANFANNGPVFSQALVHCNASVQSPQSKTSGRTVVSQAPNTSLTSSSASTFKNFSQQGRASPGHSQISFGGNSNPVPA; encoded by the exons ATGGAAAGAAGCAGAGAAGCAAGAAGGCCAAGCATGACGGCGGTGACCAATGGATTGCTCCGACGGAGAAATAGAACCGCTGCTTTCCGAGATTCACCAG AGGATGAACAGGTTGATTTGGAACCAGGTAAGAAGAATAGGAGCCGAGGGGATATGTTGAACAGGAATAAGAGGAGGAGAGGGGGCTCTAATAGAGAAGAaggggaggaggcgagctcggaaGTAGAGAGTGTGGATAACGATGAGGAAGAAGATTGCGAGGTTGACGATGATGCTGGACTCGCTAATCGAAAGCTTTCTCCGACTACCGCGACATCGTCTTCCTCGCCTTCAAATCTGAGTCACCGAAGGAATTCTCTGCCTGCCAGACTCTCAAAGCAGTCACCGACGTCCCTCAAGGTCTCCGACGAGATGATCGGCGCTCCAGTGCCCCGTAAAGCTCGCTCAG CTTCTGCAAAACGGTCGGTACATGATTATGGGTCTTCCGGCAGTGGTAGAGTTGGAGATGAGCAGAGTTATCGGCAAAGGTCAAATTCCCCGGCAAGATTGAGCGTCGAAGTAGCCTCGCCatcttcttcaaaattttcagtTAGGAAGAAGATG GACGATATCGAGTTTGAGATCGCCGAGGTTCTATTTGGGCTAATGAAGCAATCTCAGAGCTCCAAACACCAAGACAGTAATAAAAAACCTTCGTCAAAGCTCGAAACCAAAGATTCAAAGAACAATAACCATGGCTTGGATCTCATGCCTG CGGCATTTACAGTCGTGAAAGAGAAGAAATCTTTGACGGGATTTCCAGTggcaaaggaaaaggaaatgaaGGCGGTGGATTCATCGACCACCTTTGAGAACAGCTCAAGCGTAGAACCGGTTACAACGGAAAGTGGTCAACCTGAAAAAATGGATGTTTCTTCTCCCAAATTGGAAAACGAATCAAAATCCAATGCTGATTTATGTGAGCACTCTCGCGCTGTTGGAGTTGACTCAAAAGTTGCTGTAAGTGGGTCGATGGAGATGCAGGACGACCCGAAACCATCGAATGGCCTGGATGATGGGGTTGTAAAGCCAGTCTCATCGGATGACCAATCGTCTGTCCCTAGGCTGGATTTTGATATTCAGGATTTGACAGCGACCAAAGA gaCATCAACTGTAGCAGCAGAAGTCGAGAGGCAGAGAGAAGAGGAATTGAAGATCGATCTGATG GCTCCTCCTCCGGTGGCATTATCTCCGGAAAGAGACGGGGTGGCTCCGCCGGTATCGAAACCCGAAAGTCTAATCAAAGATGTGGAAATG AAGCTTGATAATACTATGATGAAGGATAAAGAGAAAGTGGAAAGACCTGTGAAGAAGGAATCAGCGTTttatgaagaaaagaagacGGAGACAAGTGTAGAGAAGCGAGAGGTGCTAAAGCTTGATTTGGAGAAGCCGTGTCATGATATGGGCTGCAACCAGCAAGCTAAAGCTACTATTTCTAAACTAGAAAAAGCTG AAAAAACTAGAAAAAACTGGTACATGCCCCCTTTCCAGACAGTTGTTTCTACCGGTTCCTCCACTTCATTACAG CCTTCAAAACCACCCCTTCTGTCTCAACCTCAGCCGAAGAGATGTGCAACACACCATTACATTGCTCATAACATTTACTTGCATCAGCAACTTACAAAGATAAACAATATCTGGCCGGCTGCAGCTGGTTCTGCTCCTCAATGTGGGACCAAACCCAACAATCTTAGCGTTATGCCTCCTGCAGAGAAGATGACAATGGGAACCTTGTTACTGGGAAACGTTCCAGGTGTGAATTTAAGCCATTCAAAGGAAGAAGGGAAGGATGCAGGAGATTGTCCGGGTCACAAtggaaaagataaaatttcaggGGCTGCAAATAAGGAAACATCTCAGATAAAGCAGATTGTGCTTCCACAAGCTCCTCAACCAGCATTTGCTGGTAACCTAGTG CATGGCCCTGCTTTTGTGTTCCCTCCGAGCCGGCAACAAGCAGCAATTACAGCAACATCTAATCAACCTGGGTCTTCAAAATCTGTGACATCAACAAACAATGCAGCGTTATCTAGTAATTCAGCTATTGGACCTCTGGGGAGCTCTTCAGCGTTGCCTTCTGTAGCCACAACAATGAGTTTTAATTATCAGAATCTGGCAGCCAAGGAAGTGCCATACATGGCAATAATGCAGAACAATGGGTACCCTTTCCCTATTTCAACTCCTTTTGGAACAGCACCAGCCCATGCTCAAGCAATGCCTTTCTTTAATGGATCTTTCTATCCATCTCAGATGTTACATCCATCTCAGCTTCAACAACAGCAGCCTCACTCACACCTTCCAGTCCATCCAACCCATCAGAATGCTACCACATCAAGTGGCTCATCACCGTCCCACAGGCAACCAGAGTCCCAAAAACTACGAGGAACACAAAATAGTGGAAATCATGTATTAAACTCGTCTAATATGCAGTTAAAACAGTCACAAAAACATTACATGCCTGCATCTCACCAATCACTGAAGCTTGAGGCTGGAATAAGCGCAGAGATTTCCCCATCTACTGCTGATACCCGTGCTTCTCAGGCCCCAAAAGGTGTTTCTTGTCAGAACTATGCAGTTCAGTTTCAGCCACTAAACTATACGTTGATGCCCACTGCAACATTGGTTGGTCAAGGTGGTGGAAGTCGTGGTGAGCAATCACAGCAACATAGTTTTAATGGGGGAGTTGAACTCATCCCTTCTCAAGCATTTGCAATGTCATTACCACCTTTTGCTGGAAATGGTACAGCATCAAGCCTTAGCTTCTCATCAATGCCACAAAATCCAGCAATGTTTCAAAGCCTACCACATACGGTTCGAAAAGAGTACCAGATGCCAGCACCTCAAGCTATGCAGCACAAAAATCACCGAGTACCGGAGCGTAAAACTGGAAGTGCTCCAAGCAATCCTGATGATGGGACTAAAGCCGTTTCAGGAAAGTATCACTCAACTGTTGGGCAGACCCTCCTTGCTTTTGATAATTCACCAAGAACTCTAAATTTCATGTCACCTCCTGTCGCTGGAAACTGGCCTTCTCGTCCCATCTCCTCAACTTCTATTACAACAAATGCATCTGTTGCTGAAAATATCCCTTCAAATTGTCAACAACAGCATCTGTTTCAGTTTCAGCTTCAGAACCAGCAAATGTTGCAACATCAGCAGCATGTGGTGTCTGCTCGAAGTAAAGCACCCACTACTAACAGCCTGCCTCCTTCATCTGTTGCTGCCAACTTTGCGAACAATGGTCCTGTTTTCTCACAAGCTCTAGTCCATTGCAATGCTTCTGTCCAATCTCCACAGTCGAAAACCTCAGGACGAACTGTTGTTTCTCAAGCCCCTAATACGTCTCTTACGTCGTCTAGTGCTTCCACTTTCAAGAATTTTTCCCAGCAGGGAAGAGCTTCACCAGGTCATTCTCAGATATCTTTTGGTGGAAACTCTAATCCAGTGCCGGCTTAA